A section of the Nitrospirota bacterium genome encodes:
- a CDS encoding IS256 family transposase, whose product MKRSLTKKARKVIDAGLEELRQAPPLAEITRIGARMMLQVAVEEEITAHIGRDYYERTVSAKGSRNGSKPRSVKIGSGDIGLWMPQARNAGGPFHSLILPPRVTQMDEIQEVIPLLYMNGLSTRKVKKAVGKLIGQKGLSHQNVMRISGRIVEEFNVWKKRDLSKLKPVYLILDGIRLGVRAGTTEKEAVLVAWAFMEDGSRELVSVSLGNRESYNAWKGFLEDLVRRGMSEPMLTVIDGCPGLSKAVDEVFPESDKQRCTKHKTENVLDKVLEQDRASVKESVRKVFYASTYEHAKEALEMFKKKWSMKYPSAVACLTEDIESCLTYYKYPYQHWLRIRTTNVVERSFKEVKRRVKGIGRFQNEERALTMVFWQLNKELRWNGVIMNKEAKAILAKIRISRIQRIAA is encoded by the coding sequence ATGAAGAGAAGTTTAACAAAAAAGGCAAGAAAAGTCATTGATGCAGGGCTGGAGGAATTGAGGCAAGCGCCGCCATTAGCGGAAATAACGAGGATAGGCGCCCGGATGATGTTGCAGGTGGCAGTAGAGGAAGAAATAACGGCACACATCGGCAGGGACTATTACGAGAGGACTGTCTCGGCAAAGGGAAGTCGGAACGGGTCAAAACCGAGATCGGTAAAGATTGGCAGCGGAGACATTGGGCTATGGATGCCGCAGGCGAGAAACGCTGGTGGACCATTTCATTCCCTGATACTGCCGCCCCGGGTCACACAGATGGATGAAATACAGGAGGTCATACCACTTTTGTATATGAACGGACTGTCGACGAGGAAGGTAAAGAAAGCTGTAGGCAAGCTCATAGGGCAAAAGGGGCTAAGCCATCAGAATGTTATGCGGATCAGCGGCAGGATTGTAGAGGAGTTCAATGTATGGAAGAAGCGGGACCTGTCAAAACTGAAACCTGTGTATCTCATCCTTGACGGGATACGGCTGGGGGTGAGAGCCGGCACGACAGAGAAAGAGGCAGTGCTGGTAGCCTGGGCGTTTATGGAAGACGGCAGCCGGGAGCTTGTCAGCGTATCGCTTGGCAACCGGGAATCATACAATGCATGGAAGGGATTTCTGGAGGATCTTGTGCGAAGGGGAATGAGCGAGCCGATGCTAACTGTTATAGATGGATGTCCGGGGCTCAGCAAGGCAGTTGATGAGGTCTTCCCTGAATCGGATAAACAGAGATGCACAAAACACAAGACTGAAAACGTGCTGGACAAAGTGCTGGAACAGGATAGGGCCTCGGTGAAGGAGTCAGTGCGGAAGGTATTTTATGCCTCAACCTATGAGCATGCAAAGGAAGCATTGGAGATGTTCAAGAAAAAGTGGAGCATGAAATATCCTTCAGCGGTCGCGTGTCTCACCGAAGATATAGAGAGCTGCCTGACCTACTACAAATATCCTTATCAGCATTGGCTCAGAATACGGACAACCAATGTAGTGGAGAGGAGTTTCAAGGAGGTGAAGCGAAGGGTAAAAGGAATCGGACGGTTTCAGAATGAGGAGCGTGCACTCACTATGGTTTTCTGGCAACTCAACAAAGAGCTGAGATGGAATGGAGTGATTATGAACAAAGAAGCAAAGGCAATCCTTGCTAAAATCCGCATATCAAGGATTCAGAGGATTGCGGCATAA
- a CDS encoding type II toxin-antitoxin system Phd/YefM family antitoxin: MKFVNVREFSSSATKLLRDDVERGEKVVITRRGKPVGLIIPFKDKMAVAEALLEEAEALLKDSGITESDVLKMLGKVREKVYA, from the coding sequence ATGAAATTTGTCAATGTCCGCGAGTTCAGTTCTTCTGCGACAAAACTTCTCAGAGATGATGTGGAAAGAGGGGAAAAGGTTGTAATTACCAGGCGGGGCAAGCCTGTCGGGCTGATAATTCCATTCAAGGACAAGATGGCTGTTGCCGAGGCATTGCTTGAAGAGGCTGAGGCACTGCTTAAAGACAGCGGGATAACAGAATCAGACGTTCTGAAAATGCTCGGCAAGGTCAGAGAAAAGGTCTATGCCTAA
- a CDS encoding type II toxin-antitoxin system RelE/ParE family toxin, producing the protein MAKIKWSKDSLADLKEICHFIALDSPYFATVLKDRVFEMVEHLELFPEMGRHVPESNEPSVRELIYKGYRIVYQIREGYLEIITVLHGSKLLKLKPLRTKKIGKKIGTAPV; encoded by the coding sequence ATGGCTAAAATAAAATGGTCTAAGGATTCGCTTGCTGACCTGAAAGAAATCTGTCACTTTATCGCTTTAGATTCCCCTTATTTTGCCACTGTGTTGAAGGATAGAGTTTTTGAGATGGTTGAACATCTGGAATTGTTTCCAGAAATGGGGCGGCATGTGCCGGAGTCTAATGAACCCTCTGTTAGAGAACTGATTTATAAAGGTTACAGAATAGTGTATCAGATTAGAGAGGGGTATCTGGAAATAATCACTGTTCTTCACGGAAGCAAATTGTTGAAATTGAAGCCCTTGAGAACCAAGAAAATAGGCAAGAAAATAGGGACAGCGCCCGTTTAA